CTGGTATTCCGGTAGGCACTGGGAGAACGAGTGGCTGATCGGCGAGGGTATGGCGCTCGATCCCGCGCGCTACTTCGTCATCGTTCCCAACATGCTGGGCAACGGATTGTCTTCGTCACCGTCGAACACCCCACCGCCCTACGACGGTCCGAGCTTTCCCCGCGTCACGTTCTACGACCAGGTGCGCGCCCAACACGCCCTGGTCGCCGATCATTTCGGGATCGAGAAGTTGGTGGCGGTCACCGGATGGTCGATGGGTGCCGCGCAGACGTTCCAATGGGCGGTGAGCTATCCGGAGATGGTGCCGAAGATCCTGCCGTTCTGCGGTTCTGCACGCACCAGCGAGCACAACATCGTCTTCCTCGAAGCGGTCAAGGCGGCGATTACCACGGACGCCGCATACTCGGGCGGGCGCTACGAGCGGCAGCCCGATCAGGGCCTCCGGGCAGCCGCCCGGGTGTACGCGGGATGGGGATTCAGTCAGGCGTTCTACTGGCAGCAGCTCTATCGCGAGATGGGCTACAGCTCGCTCGAGGACTTCCTCGTCGGATTCTGGGAGGGGTTCTTCCTCGACGGCCGCGACGCGAACAACCTGCTCGCCATGCTGTGGACGTGGCAGAACGGGAACGTCGGCAACACACCGGGTTTCGGTGGCGACCACGAGGCCGCCCTCGCGTCGATCACGGCGCAGGCAATCGTCCTGCCTGCCGAGAAGGATCTGTACTTCCCACCCGAGGACGAGGAGTACGAGGTCTCGTTCATGCCGAACGCCGAACTCCGGGTGATTCCGGGCGTGTGGGGCCATTTCGCCGGTGGCGGCGAGAACGCCACGGACACCGCGTTCATCGACGCCGCACTGAAGGAGTTGCTGGCGGACTGATCGCAACCGGCTCCCGTATCGGAGCGCAGCGGTCAGCTCAGGACGATCGCCCCGCCGGTCGGTCCGTTCGCCCGTGCCGACGAGACGCCCCCGATGTCGCGGCCGATCCACACGTCCGGCGTGAGCTGGCGGTACTCGTGGACGCTGATCGGGATGCCGCCGAAGTCACGCGAGAAGTCCGCCGTCCACGCCGGTTTGCCGTCGATGCGTGAGGTACCGGGGACGACCGGGCCGCCCGCATCGCGGCCCCACACGTAGTCCTTGTACACCCAGGGCTCCCCACTCGGCCCGGTGGTGAAGGTGAGCGAGTCACCGAGCCTGTTCTGCGCGGTCGACAGCTTCTGCGCGTTGTCGTAGCCGATGATCCGTCCGTCGAGCTGATAGACGGGCAGGAGCGTGATGGTCAGGGTGCCTTCGGGGGCGACGCCGACCGGTGCGGCCTCGAACAGGCCGATGATCTCCTCGCTGGTGCAGCGGTGGAGCAGGGTGTCCACCGTTGCCGCCCGGTCGTTCTCGTCGATGACGCAGCTCTGCGGCGCCGCAGTTTCCGGCACCTCCGCGGCTGCCGTCGCCGAGGCGGCCATGAGGCCCGACATCGCGAGGAGTGCTCCGGATACGGCCAACGTCCCGATACGTCTGACAGTCACCGGGGTAGTCAACAAGGTGAAGGCGCGGATCACAAGTCGCATGATTGGAGGAAGGCGGCGGGGCTCGGGTTGAAATCGCTCCAGGCGAGGTACTCGATCCGCGTCGGGCCGTCCGACACCGGGATCGACACCAGCGCCGTCCGTGCGGGAACGAACGCGGACGGCAGCAGCGCGACCGCGAGGTTCTGCTCGACGATGCCGATCAGGTCGGTGGCCATGGACTCGAAGGCCAAGTCGCGGCGGAGTCCGGCACGCCGTGGGCACCACCACGCTCCTCACCGACGCCGAAGGCGTGTCGCGAATCAACGTGGATGATCTGGCGGTGGATGCGGTGGACGAAGTCGAACGTCGCAGCGCGGGAAGTCATTTCACCGTCGGTACGGTCAAACGACGATGAATGCATCGTTCTCCACGTAGAAGACGAATGCTTCGAGAAGCTCACCTGCAGTGGGTTCGGGCACCTTGTAGCGCAGGTTGTCGACGATGCTCCGCACGTCCTGCATTCCCAGCACATACTCGCATCCGTGTGCGAGCACGATCTCCGGTAGGTCCCGCTCGTCGTTCACCACGTCGTCGACGTCGTGCACGATGCACGGTGCGTCCCACCGAAGTGGCTCACCAGGGTGCATGTAGAGCGCATCTCGCCAGTCGAAATCCAGAGGTCGTTCGAGCACGTCACCCAGTGTCAGGTCCAACTGCCTCTCCCCGTTGACATGTCGGCACCTCCGCTCGTGCCGGCTACTCCCGCTACCGACAAGGTAGCGGTCCCCACCAGCGCGACAGGCCGTGGCCCGGGTCGTGAGCTCACGTGGACCGGGTGAGCGCGACGACCAGGGCGGCGCGGACGGCTCGCGCGTCGAGTTCGGCGATGCGTCGGATTCCGGTGCCTCCCGGCGCGCAGACCTTGACTCGGAGCGTGGCGGCGTCCTCGTCGCTGTCCTGCAACCAGGTGGCCGACCCGAGCAGTCAGGCTCGGCATCGCGCGAGCAGCGGCGACTCCGTCGGGCAGATCGCTTTCCAGATCCGCCAGGGAGACACCGTCGGCGAGGGAGACGACGACGGCGCCCTCATGCAGGTGATCGGCAACCTCGCGCACGAGGCCGGAGATGTGCTCGGGTGTCACGGCGAAAACGACGATCTGTGCGCCGGCGGCCGCTTCGATGTTGTCTGTCGTGGTTGTCTGTCGTGCTGCGCACTCCGTAGGTGACGACGAGCTCGTCGACACGACTCTGTTTGCGTGCGGTGACCCAAACGTCGCGCGCCTTCAGACCACCGTCCAACCACCCCGCGAGCAGGACCTCACCCATGATGCCCCGTACCCAGAAATGCTGCCGTCCCAGTAGCGCCCATGTGCCGCTCCTTACTCGCCTGAGGCGATCGATGCCCGGCGCGCCAGGCCACACCTCAGTGTGGACGAGCAGCCGACATGGACGAACAAGTTCGCAGCCATCCGGATGCGCGGATCGACGAGGGTGGGGCCCGACCGCGCACACCTGCCCAACCGAGATGAACGGACCTACCACTTCGGGAGTGTGGACCCCGACGACACCAGCGCGGGCCGGACGAAAGTTTGAGGCTAGGTCGAACAAACCCGATATGTCACCTCGAACAACTATTCCGAGGCGCTCACCGGAACCTGCCCAATCGACGTGGAACCTACCCTGCCCTGCAGACCCGCGAATGGATCTCGTCGACGAGGTGCCACAGTTCACTCAGCGTCACTTCCCTCGGTCGATAGTGGATCGCGATACGCACGGCGTCTGCCGTAAGTGCCCATTAGTCGAGATCATCCGTTATCGTCATGGTCGACTGGCAGGTCCCCGATAGTCGACCATCGACGCGATCTTCACCGCCTTGCCGTCGACGGTCGAATCGAACTGGAAGTCCAATGCCCACACAACATTCGGAGCATCCGCGTCGACGACCGGAACGGAGGACCGGCCGGCACGCTTGCGGCGTGGAGCACGCCGCACCTGTAGTCCCTCCACCTTCCACAGGCGGTGCACCTTCTTCTTGTTCACCGCGACGCCCTGGTCGTAGCGCAGCCACGCCCACGCCCGACGGAACCCGTGCCGTGGATGCTTGCAGGAATACCTGCGCAACTCTGCGCGCAGATCGGCATCCGGGTCGTCCGGTGTCTGCGCCAACGGCAGCCGTCGGTGAACCGATCGGGAGAGCCCAACAACCTTGCACGCGAACCGCTCCGACATCTGCAGGGTGCCGGTGAGCATGGTGATCGCGGCGCGTTTGGCGGTCGGGCTCAGAATTTTCCCTTGGCGATCTCCCGCAGCGCGTCCTTCTCCAACTCGGCATCGGCGAGCAACCGCTTGAGCCGGCTGTTCTGCTCCCGCAGTTCCTTGAGTTCTTTCGCGGCATCGGCGTCACTACCGGAGTACTGGCGACGCCAGTTGTACAGCGTTGCCGCCGACACCTCGAGCGCGGCGGCGATCTCCTCGCCGTTCTTGCCTTCCGCTGCCAACTCGTCGGCTCGGCGCAGCTTGCGCACGATGTCCTCTGCCGAGTGACGTTTGCGTCCCGCCATGATCTCTATCGTCCCTTCTTCGCCCTCACCAGGGCAATTAGGACTCTAGAACAACCCGGACCTACTCACAGGGGACACGCCAGTATCCACCAAGACACTAGCGCCCACCGACGACGTTGCTGGGATTTGACCGGCTCTGGCAACACGGCCTTGGAGGTCACATACCCGGATCCCCGTTTATCCACGAAGACATCGCTTCTCCCTGCACCTAATTCGTCGCACCCTGAAGCGTTGAGGCATGACTGTCAGAACCTTAGAGAGTCCGTTGTGCCCGCTTCGGGCGGTGTCCTATGTCCGCGTCTCCACCGACGACCAAGCTCGGCGGGGGTCGGAGTCGGAGGGGTTGTCGATCCCGGCGCAGCGGGAGGCGAACCGGTGACGAGCATTGGAGATGGGCGCCCTCATCGTGACGGAGTTCGTCGAGCGCGGCCGCTCCGGCATATCGCTGGAACGACCCGAGTCGCCGCGGATGCTGGAGTACATCAAGGGCCGCCCGGTGGACTTCGTGATCGTGCATGGATCGACCGTCTCGCCCGCAGTCGGACCGATGATTCCGCGATCATGAAGTCGCTCCAGGGAGTGGGTGCGTACCTGGTCTCCACGACCGGGGCATCACCACGACACCGAGTGGGAGGCTGCTGCATGGGATCATGGCCTCCATCGCGGAGTTCTACTCACAGAACTCCGCCACCGAGGTGATGAAGGGGATACTGCAAAAGGCCATCCAGGGAGGCACATTGGGCCGGGCACCGCTCAGATACCTCAACGAGCGTGCCTTCGACGACAGGCGCGAGACCGCACCATTACGATCGGCCCCAAGCGGGCCCAGCAGATCATCTGGGCATTCGAGGCCTACGCCACCGGCGAGTCGAGCGTCACCCGACTCACCGCAGAGTTGGAAGCCCGTGGGTTGACGACCAGGCCTGGGCCGAACACCCCATCGGGGCCGTTGACCATGAACGGGCTGCGCCGTCTGCTCCGCAACCCTTACTACAAAGGCATGGCGACCCTCAACGACATCGAACATGCAGGACGGCACAAGCCACTCATCGACCCGACCACCTGGGCGACCGTGCAGAACATCCTCACCAGTCGGCGCAATGAAGAACGCTCCCGCGCCCACGACCACTAATTTCACGCTACCTCAAAGGAAGGGTGTCTTGCGGCGAGTGTGTGTGGGCGTCGGCTGATCGTGCGGCACACCCGCACCAAGACCGGTCGCATCTACGAGTACTACGTCTGCCATCGACGGCGCGACACTACTTGCCCGCAAGGCAGAGCCCTGCCCATCGCCCAGGTCGAACAACGCATCGAGGACCTCTACCGCTCGATCGAGCTGAACCCGGGCCAGCGCGACCGCATCGAATTGGCCACCCTCCACCGACAGCAGGCAGTCAATGACGGCGACTCGGAGAGATCACCGAGGCGACCCAAAGATCGGGGCAAACCAGACCAAGCTCCTCGACGGCTGCTACGCCGACGCCATCCCCGCGATCTGTTCCTCACCCACCAACGACGCCTCAACACTGAACTGGCGAACCTCGGCCGCGAGAAGGCGAAGCCAGAGACCGGCAGCGCCGACATCCAGCAAAGCCTCCGCGACGCCCTCGTCTACTGCAAGAAGCCAACGCAACCTCCACTGACGCACCCGCAACGGTGCGAAAGCAGCTCAACCGGGTGATCTTTGCCGGGGTTTTCGTCGGCCCCGAACCCACCCAGATCCGCGCCGAACTCAACGACCCTTCGCCAGCATCACTAAGTCCGGCAACGAATCAGGCCGCCCCTCGGGCGGTCTCACAAGCGTCGGTTGCACTTTTGATTTCAAATCTTCAAATTCACCTACAGAAAAAGTCCCGGAAACCCTTGAGTTTCCGGGACTTCTCGGTCGGGCTGACAGGATTTGAACCTGCGACCACTTGACCCCCAGTCAAGTGCGCTACCAAGCTGCGCCACAGCCCGTCCACGCCCGCGTTCGGGCGCTCGATGAGATTACATCAGGGGCACCATCTTGCGCTAATCGCCTGGTCAGCGCAGTGCCGATACATCCCACCGAGCACCCTGCACGCTAGCGCTTGCGGCGGTCCCGCTTCTCCCGCACACGCACCGAGATGCGGACCGGGCTGCCGTCGAAGTTGAACTCCTCACGCAACCGGCGTTCGAGGAAGCGGCGGTAGCCGGCCTCGAGGAATCCGGTGGTGAACAGCACGAACGTCGGCGGCCTGGTGCCCGCCTGGGTGGCGAACATGATCCGTGGAAGCCGACCACCACGCATTGGCGGCGGGGTCGCCGCGACGACCTCCTTGAGCCACGTGTTGAGTCGGCCCGTCGGGATCCGCTTGTCCCAACTCTCGAGCGCCGTGTCCAGCGCAGGTACCAGCTTCTGCACGGCCCGGCCGGTCTGCGCGGAGATGTTCACCCGCTGCGCCCACGGCACCCGCACCAGATCGCGATCGATCTCACGGTCGAGCTGCAACCTGCGGTCCTCATCCACCAGATCCCACTTGTTGAACGCGATCACCAGCGCGCGGCCCGAATCCGCGACCATGCCGAGCACGCGCAGATCCTGCTCCGTGATCGGCTCCGACGCGTCGATCAGCAGGATGGCGACCTCGGCCGCCTCGATGGCGCCCTTGGTCCGCAGCGACGCATAGAACTCCGCACCGCTGGCATGGCTCACCTTGCGGCGCAGGCCTGCGGTGTCGACGAAACGCCAAGGGCGGCCGCCCAGTTCGATGACCGAGTCCACCGGGTCGACGGTGGTACCCGCCACATTGTGGACGACGGATCGCTCGTCGCCGGCCAGCTTGTTGAGCAGGCTCGACTTACCCACGTTCGGCTTGCCGACCAGCGCCACCCGCCGCGGCCCGCCCGTGCGGGTCCCCTCGCGGGGAGTCTCGGGCAGCACCGCGAGCACCTGGTCCAGCAGATCGCCCGTGCCGCGGCCGTGCACGGCGGACACCGCATACGGCTCGCCGAGGCCGAGCGACCACAGCGCGGCGGCCTCGGCCTCGGTGCGCTCGTCGTCGACCTTGTTGGCCACCAACAGCACCGGAGTCTTCGAGCGGCGCAGCACCTTGGCCACCGCCTCGTCGGTCGCGGTCGCACCGACGACGGCGTCGACCACCACGAGGATCGCGTCGGCGGTCTGCATGGCGTGCTCCGCCTGCCGGGCGACCGACTGCTGCAGGCCCTTGGCGTCGGGCTCCCACCCGCCGGTGTCCTGCACCATGAAGCGCCGCCCGTTCCAGGTGCCCTCGTAGGACACCCGGTCCCGAGTCACACCGGGAACGTCCTGCACCACGGCCTCACGACGGCCGATGATCCGGTTCACCAGGGTGGACTTGCCGACGTTGGGACGGCCCACCACGGCGAGCGTGGGTGCCGGGACGTGCGATTCCTCGTCGCCTTCGACGTCGAAATCGAGCCCTTCCCAGTCGGATTCCTCACTCCAGATGCCGTCACCGGCGAAGTTGTCGGATACGAATTCGTCGGTCACTGCTGTACTCCAGTTCTTTCGGTCACCAGGTCCAGCAACCGTGCGATGACCGCGTCGATTCCCAGTTCACTGGTGTCGACCAGGACGGAATCGTCGGCGGGCCGCAGCGGCGACACGGTGCGCGTGGAATCGAGGTGGTCGCGACGCTGCACGTCGGCGAGCACCGCCGCGTAGTCGTCGCCGCGTCCCTCGGCGATGTTCTGCTCGTTGCGGCGCCGGGCCCTGGCCTCGGCGGACGCGGTGAGGTAGATCTTCACGTCGGCGTCGGGCAGCACGACGGTGCCGATGTCCCGGCCCTCGACGACGATGCGCGCCGCCTCGCGAGCCAGGCGGCGCTGGGCATCGACCAGGAGCTCCCGCACCGACGGCACGGCGGAGACCGCGGACACCGCGGAAGTCACTGCGCCACCCCGGATCTCGATGCCGACGTCCTCGCCGTCGAGGAGCACCTGCTCCCCTGCCGGGTCGGTGCCGATGGACCACGGCAGCCCCGCGGTCACGTCGGCGATCGCTCCCGCATCGTCCAGATCCACGCCTTTACGCAGCGCGTGCAGGGTGGCGATCCGGTACATCGCGCCGGTGTCGAGATAGCGGGCACCGAGCGCGCCGGCGAGCCGCCGCGACACCGACGACTTACCGGTACCGGACGGGCCGTCCATGGCGACGATCAAGGGGCCTCCCGCGGATACCGAGCTCACAGTCCCACCGCCTTGTAGAGACCGCCGACCTCGCCGCGGCCGAGCACCCGCAGCGTCCCCGGACGCTGATCGCCGAGCGCGACGGCACCGATGTCGGTGCGCACCAGTCGCACGACGGGATGTCCGACAGCATCGAACAGCCGGCGCACGATGTGCTTGCGCCCCTCGTGCAGGCTCAGCCGCACCAGCGACTTGCCCTCGTTGACGTCGAGCAGAGTGAACGCATCGACCTTCGCGGGGCCGTCCTCGAGTTCCACCCCGTCGCGCAGCTTCTTCGACACCCCCTTCGCGAGATGGCCGGAGACCGTCGCCAGGTACGTCTTGGACACCTCGAACGACGGGTGCATCAGCCGGTGTGCGAGATCGCCGTCGTTGGTGAGCAGCAGCAGTCCCTCGGTGTCCGCATCGAGACGGCCCACGTGGAACAGCCGCTGCCCGGCCGACACCCGCTCGGAGACGATGTCACCGACGCACGGCCTGCCGAGATCGTCGGACATGGTCGACTGCCAGCCGCGCGGCTTGTTCAGCGCGAGGTGCACCAGATCCTTCTGGATGACGACGCGGACACCGTCCACGCGGACTACCGCGTTCTCCGGGTCCACCCGCAGCCCCTGTTCGACGACGATGCGGCCGTCCACCTCGACGCGCCCCTGCGCGATCAGGTCCTCGGCCGCCCGGCGTGACGCGACACCGGCCTGGGCCAGCACCTTCTGCAGCCGGACGCCGTCGCCCTGGGGATGGCCGCCCACGCGGTCACCCTCGACGTACTGGTGACGGGCGGGTTTGGCATTGCTGACACGAGGGACAGGATTCTCGGTACGCCGCGGCTTCGCAGCCTTCGGCTTGCCCTTCTTGTTCGTCTTGCTGCCACCGGGCGCCGGGGCTCCGCCCCGGCCGCGAGCCGGTTGGGACTTGCCGAACTGGGGTTTCTTCCCCTTGTCGGTGCTGTTCTTCTTGTTGCGATCCGGTGTGCCATCTCGGCGAGCGGGTGTCTTCACTTTTTCTTTCGATCCCTGTCGGTGTTCGTGTTCAGTCGTCCGGGTCGGTGTCCACCTGGTCGGCGGTCACCGGAGCCCGATTCATTCTCGCAAATCGTGGATCCGCCTCGAGGCTGTCGCTGATGTCGTCGATCAGATCGACGTCCGGCAGCAGCGGGGCGAGCTCGGGCAGGTCGGCGAGCGACGCCAGCCCCAACCTCTCCAGGAAGAGCTCCGTCGTCGCGTACTGCGTGGCAGTGGTCTCCGGGTCTGTCCCGGCTTCGGCGATCAGGCCTCTGGCCAGCAGGGTCCGCACCACACCATCCACGTTGACGCCGCGTACCGCACTGATGCGGGCCCGGGTCAACGGTTGGCGGTAGGCCACCACGGCGAGGGTTTCCAGCGCCGCTCGGGTGAGCTTGGTACGCGCTCCGTCGAGGAGTAGACGTTCGACGTAGGGTGCGTGGGCCGTGCGGGTGTACAGCCGCCATCCGTCCCCAGCGTACCGGAGATCGAACCCGCTTCCGCGCACGGTGAAGGCCTCGGCCATCCGGGTGAGAATCGCCGCGACCCGTTCGGGTGACGCATCGGTCACCGCGGCGAGCTGTTCCACCGAGGCGGGCGAGTCCACCACCAGCAACAGCGACTCGAGAACCGACTCGAGCTCCGCGTCCGACAGTTCCTCCCCGTCGACCTCGATCTCGTCCTCGAGCGACTCCGCGTCGCCCTCGGCAGGCGCCGTCGCGCCGGTGTCCTCGCTCACCCGTAGTCCTCCTCGATCGCCGGTGCCTCCGCATCCTCACCGGTCCAGCTCACCCTCAGGTCTCCCAGTGGCTCCGGCTGTTCGAACGCCACGGCACGTTCCCGGTACAGCTCGAGCAGCGCCAGGAACCGGGCGACGATGTGGACCGTCGCCTCGCAGTCCTCGACCAGGTCTCCGAAACCGACCCACTCCCCCGCGCCGCGCCCCCGCAGCCGCTCGAGCACCCACGCCGCCTGTTCCGGCACGGACACCTTCGGCACGTGCAGATGGTCGAGTCCGACAGTGGGAGTAGGGCGTGGCGCCAGCGCACCGGCCGCGATGTCCGCGAACCGGGCCGGGTCGACGCCGAGCAGCACCTCCGGGAGCAGGGCGGTGAACTGTTCCTCGAGCGCCACCGAACGCGGGTAGCGTCGCAGCGCGGCGGCCTCGAGCTCGCCGAACAGCTGCGCGACC
This genomic interval from Rhodococcus triatomae contains the following:
- a CDS encoding DUF7716 domain-containing protein is translated as MDLTLGDVLERPLDFDWRDALYMHPGEPLRWDAPCIVHDVDDVVNDERDLPEIVLAHGCEYVLGMQDVRSIVDNLRYKVPEPTAGELLEAFVFYVENDAFIVV
- a CDS encoding IS3 family transposase → MLTGTLQMSERFACKVVGLSRSVHRRLPLAQTPDDPDADLRAELRRYSCKHPRHGFRRAWAWLRYDQGVAVNKKKVHRLWKVEGLQVRRAPRRKRAGRSSVPVVDADAPNVVWALDFQFDSTVDGKAVKIASMVDYRGPASRP
- a CDS encoding transposase; the protein is MAGRKRHSAEDIVRKLRRADELAAEGKNGEEIAAALEVSAATLYNWRRQYSGSDADAAKELKELREQNSRLKRLLADAELEKDALREIAKGKF
- a CDS encoding alpha/beta fold hydrolase encodes the protein MPREYQTFPLGDFELQQGATLRGAVLAYTTYGALNDDRSNAVVYPTWYSGRHWENEWLIGEGMALDPARYFVIVPNMLGNGLSSSPSNTPPPYDGPSFPRVTFYDQVRAQHALVADHFGIEKLVAVTGWSMGAAQTFQWAVSYPEMVPKILPFCGSARTSEHNIVFLEAVKAAITTDAAYSGGRYERQPDQGLRAAARVYAGWGFSQAFYWQQLYREMGYSSLEDFLVGFWEGFFLDGRDANNLLAMLWTWQNGNVGNTPGFGGDHEAALASITAQAIVLPAEKDLYFPPEDEEYEVSFMPNAELRVIPGVWGHFAGGGENATDTAFIDAALKELLAD
- a CDS encoding recombinase family protein; the encoded protein is MRTWSPRPGHHHDTEWEAAAWDHGLHRGVLLTELRHRGDEGDTAKGHPGRHIGPGTAQIPQRACLRRQARDRTITIGPKRAQQIIWAFEAYATGESSVTRLTAELEARGLTTRPGPNTPSGPLTMNGLRRLLRNPYYKGMATLNDIEHAGRHKPLIDPTTWATVQNILTSRRNEERSRAHDH
- the scpB gene encoding SMC-Scp complex subunit ScpB, which translates into the protein MSEDTGATAPAEGDAESLEDEIEVDGEELSDAELESVLESLLLVVDSPASVEQLAAVTDASPERVAAILTRMAEAFTVRGSGFDLRYAGDGWRLYTRTAHAPYVERLLLDGARTKLTRAALETLAVVAYRQPLTRARISAVRGVNVDGVVRTLLARGLIAEAGTDPETTATQYATTELFLERLGLASLADLPELAPLLPDVDLIDDISDSLEADPRFARMNRAPVTADQVDTDPDD
- the cmk gene encoding (d)CMP kinase — encoded protein: MDGPSGTGKSSVSRRLAGALGARYLDTGAMYRIATLHALRKGVDLDDAGAIADVTAGLPWSIGTDPAGEQVLLDGEDVGIEIRGGAVTSAVSAVSAVPSVRELLVDAQRRLAREAARIVVEGRDIGTVVLPDADVKIYLTASAEARARRRNEQNIAEGRGDDYAAVLADVQRRDHLDSTRTVSPLRPADDSVLVDTSELGIDAVIARLLDLVTERTGVQQ
- a CDS encoding segregation and condensation protein A translates to MTVVTDPTSPAPTADPAAGADGVEPGKGGFRVTLRNFEGPFDLLLTLINQRQLDVTEVALHEVTDEFIAYTRSLGAQMGLDQTTEFLVVAATLLDLKAARLLPAGEVEDAEDLALLEARDLLFARLLQYRAYKQVAQLFGELEAAALRRYPRSVALEEQFTALLPEVLLGVDPARFADIAAGALAPRPTPTVGLDHLHVPKVSVPEQAAWVLERLRGRGAGEWVGFGDLVEDCEATVHIVARFLALLELYRERAVAFEQPEPLGDLRVSWTGEDAEAPAIEEDYG
- a CDS encoding recombinase family protein, encoding MGALIVTEFVERGRSGISLERPESPRMLEYIKGRPVDFVIVHGSTVSPAVGPMIPRS
- the der gene encoding ribosome biogenesis GTPase Der codes for the protein MTDEFVSDNFAGDGIWSEESDWEGLDFDVEGDEESHVPAPTLAVVGRPNVGKSTLVNRIIGRREAVVQDVPGVTRDRVSYEGTWNGRRFMVQDTGGWEPDAKGLQQSVARQAEHAMQTADAILVVVDAVVGATATDEAVAKVLRRSKTPVLLVANKVDDERTEAEAAALWSLGLGEPYAVSAVHGRGTGDLLDQVLAVLPETPREGTRTGGPRRVALVGKPNVGKSSLLNKLAGDERSVVHNVAGTTVDPVDSVIELGGRPWRFVDTAGLRRKVSHASGAEFYASLRTKGAIEAAEVAILLIDASEPITEQDLRVLGMVADSGRALVIAFNKWDLVDEDRRLQLDREIDRDLVRVPWAQRVNISAQTGRAVQKLVPALDTALESWDKRIPTGRLNTWLKEVVAATPPPMRGGRLPRIMFATQAGTRPPTFVLFTTGFLEAGYRRFLERRLREEFNFDGSPVRISVRVREKRDRRKR
- a CDS encoding pseudouridine synthase; this translates as MKTPARRDGTPDRNKKNSTDKGKKPQFGKSQPARGRGGAPAPGGSKTNKKGKPKAAKPRRTENPVPRVSNAKPARHQYVEGDRVGGHPQGDGVRLQKVLAQAGVASRRAAEDLIAQGRVEVDGRIVVEQGLRVDPENAVVRVDGVRVVIQKDLVHLALNKPRGWQSTMSDDLGRPCVGDIVSERVSAGQRLFHVGRLDADTEGLLLLTNDGDLAHRLMHPSFEVSKTYLATVSGHLAKGVSKKLRDGVELEDGPAKVDAFTLLDVNEGKSLVRLSLHEGRKHIVRRLFDAVGHPVVRLVRTDIGAVALGDQRPGTLRVLGRGEVGGLYKAVGL
- a CDS encoding pyrroline-5-carboxylate reductase dimerization domain-containing protein, yielding MQDSDEDAATLRVKVCAPGGTGIRRIAELDARAVRAALVVALTRST